In Dehalococcoidales bacterium, the genomic stretch GCCAGCATACCGGCAATAATCAGCAATGGAGTCAGTAAGCCGGTACCCAGCTCTTCGAAGGCTTCCGGTATGAGGTGGATGAAGGCATCCCCGGCCAGGGCGCCGGCCGCGAAGCTGATGAGAAAAAGTAATATCCTCTCCAGTCTTTCCCTGTCAACGGAGAGAAAAGCGATACCTACCAGTGATAACAGGCTGACCACAACCACGCTGCCGAGCACATAGAACCAGACCATACAATCTCCCTTGAGTCAATTACTTAAACAATAATAACTTCCGGACAGGTTATTCATAGTATAGTAAGGTAACCATACGGTCAACACATCTGAAGACCGGCCTTTTTACCATCACTACCCTGATTAGGCTAAACCCGCCTCCCTTTATACCCGGCTAAGGTCAGACACGTTCACTTTCCTTATATCTCAGCAGCCAGGCGCGCGCCATCATAGACCGCATCAACGATACGCCTCGGCTCAACGCAGTCGCCAGCCAGGTGGATTTCGGCGACCTTCCCCTCCAGAGCCTTTGCCAGGCGGTTATCGGCAACAGCGCCCGCCGCCAGGACGATGGTATCAGCTTCCAGCGTCTGCTGCTTGTCTTCGCTATCAATCATGACTAGGCCATCCTCCGTTATCGCCTCATACTTTTTCACGCCGGTGATAAGGCGTACACCCTGCTTTTCCAGGCGGGAGAGCAGGGTGCGGCGGTTGTTGGCGACCATGGTGGCCGCCATCTCCGGGCCGCGCCGTACCACGGTCACCTGCTTTCCCTGACCGGCGAGGAAATCAGCCGTCTCACAGCCCACCAGCTCCCCGCCGATAATCACCACCTTCTGACCAGTATCCGCTTTACCTAAAAGTATGTCGACAGCCTGTACCACATGTTTACTATTGATACCGGGTATTTCCGGCAGGAACGGCACAGAACCGGTGGCGATGATAACGGCATCCGGTTTCTCCTTTTCCACCAGCTCAGGGGTAACCCCGGTATTCAGTCTGACCGCAACGTCGTTTTTCTGGAGCTGACGGGACATGTAGCTGTTCAGTGCCGCCAGTTCTTCTTTGGTCGGGGGCATTGCCCCGGCAACAAGCTGCCCGCCGGGCTGCCCTTCCTTCTCGAAGAGAGTGACCTTGTGTCCCCGCACCGCCGCCACCCGCGCCGCTTCCATACCCGCCGGACCTCCGCCAATCACCATGACTTTCTTTGGTTTTGCCGCCAGTTCGATGTTCAACTGGCTTTCTCTACCGGTACGGGCATTCACCGAACAGCGGAGATTGCCGGTTGCCCGAGCCTCAGAGCACACATTACAACTGATACAGGGTATGATATCCTCAATCCGGCCACTGGCCGCTTTCTCCGGCCAGTAGGGGTCAGCAATCAGCTGGCGGCCGACGCCGATAAGGTCCGCCCTGCCTTGCGACAGTATTTCCTCGGCGATGGCGGGTGTTTTGATGCGCCCGACGGCAACGACCGGTATCTTTACCTGCCGCTTGATGACCTCGGCATAAAGGGCAAAGGTACCCTGAGGCTCGCCGGCTTCGGGAGTGGCGACGCTACCCGTTCTGGCCATGCGCCCCGTCGAGATATCGATGACATCGGTGCCCGCTTTCTCAAGTTCCGCGGCGAAGTGGGCGCTCTCCTCGATGGTTACGCCGCCGGGTATGTCTTCAATGACACCCACCCGGTAGAAGAGGGGGAAGTCCTCACCCACTTTAGCCCGCACCGCTTTAATCAGGTCCGTGCCGAAGCGCATGCGCCGGGTCAGGTCACCCCCGTACTTGTCCTGGCGGTGATTGGTCGCCCCGGAGAAGAACTGACCGGGCAGGTAACCGTGAGCGCCGTGAACTTCAATAAAATCAAAACCAGCCTGGCGGGCGTTAGCCGTGCCCGTGGCGAACCGGTCAATAATATCTTCTATCTCAGTCAGGGTAAGCTCACGCTTGTCATCAACGGCGGAAGGAGCTACCAGCGCGCCGCGCGTGTCCTGGGCGGTGCCGATACCGGCGGGATAGCGGTTACCATGCCAGAACTGCACGCCTATCCTGGTTCCGGTCTCATGAACGCTATCAGTCAGCGGGCGTACCCCTTCAAGGAAAGAGGCGACAGCCCCCTTCTCGCCCCAGGCCTCATCGGAGACAAACAGGTCTACGGAGATGCCGGCCATGATGATAGCCCCGGCGCCGCCTCTGGCCCGCTCTACATAGTAAGCCCTCGACCGGGAACCCCGCAGTCCCATCCCCACCATCATCGGCAGCATTACCACCCGGTTCTTGAACTCCACTCCCCGGATTGTTATCGGCTCAAAGAGTTTCATTGTGTTCCCCCTCATACAACATTTATTTACCCAGTCTAGCAGAAGTTATTTTCTAACGGCAAGAAATAATCCGGCAGTGAGCCGGAATTTGGAATCTGGTTACTTCTCTGGCGATTCAGCAGGCTCATCCTCCACCAGCTTCTGTCCCGCCAGGAAAGCCCGGCGCAAAGCATCGGGGTGTTTCCTGATGGCCCTCTTTTCATCTATATCAGGGAACAGCAGCTCACCGGCATAAGCGATATCAAGCACGATGAATAAGCTCTTGACTACAATCAGAGATGCTTCAAAGACGTTAGCCACTCTGCGCCCGCCAACGGAAACAAATAGTCCTTTCCGCTGCCGCCGGTCACCCAGGGGCGGCACTTTGAGGACATATTTCCGTGCCCACAGCGCCTGGCAGCGGTCAATCATCGCCTTCAACTGGGCAGTTACGCCCATAAAATGAACGGGAGAAGCCAGCACCACCCGGTCTGCCTGCTCCAGCTCCCGGTAGACCATCTGCATATCATCATCGATTTTGCATTCCCCCTTCTTCAAACAGGCATCGCAATGCTGGCAGGGAGCGATATCAAGGTCGCAGATGAACAGGGTTTTCACTTCAGCCCCCCTGCTGGCGGCGCCGCGCATCACTTCAGCCAGGAGCAGGTCAGTATTCCCTCCCCGCCGCGGGCTGCCGGCAATGCCGAGGACTCTCACTGCAACTCCTCTTCGATATCATCCAGTATTGCCGCTTCCCTGGCTTTCATCTCCCGCTCCGAATCCGGCTCGTCATGGTCATAGCCCAGAAGGTGGAGCACACCGTGGATAATGAGCAGCGCCACCTCTTTTTTGACCGAATGGCGGTGCTCCTCAGCCTGGATGACAGCCTGGGAGTAAGCGATAATTACCTCCCCGAGGTGACGGACTCCATCCGGAGGGACAATGAAGGGAGTGACATCCTGAGCCAGGGGTTCGGGAAGCATAGCGAAGGAAAGGACGTCAGTAGGCTCATCCTCTTCCAGGTAATCCCGGTTCAGTTGCTGTATCTTTTCCTGCCCGACGATGACCAGGCCCATCTCAACGCCGGATTCGATGCCCTGGGCAGCCAGCACTTTCCCGGCCACCCTCTCCAGCCAGTCTGCTTCAATGGAGTCCTCCATGCCTTCATCAAACAAAACGTTAATTTCCATCGGTTCTATCATCATAGCATAGCCTGAAAAAGCCCTCAAACCAGTTCGGGGGATTATTTGGGTGGTACCGGGTTTGGTAGTGTATGATACACTACCCCAGGTTTGGCAAAGTACAATCGTTGCTTACCCATTAGGCACAACTCCATTAGGGGCTTCAATCGGGGTCAGTGTAGCATCCATAACTGGACTACCCTTCTTAACCGACTTCCTGCGGGATAGCCTGACTTGATAATCGTTATCGGGCGCACCTTCGGGAATGACTATATCATTCCAGTCTTTACAGGGAACTACCTTGCTGGCAGCTTGAGCAGGCGGTATATTTCCGCATCCTTCGTTCTGCTTAAAGAAGTTGTAGTTGATTAGCCACCCGTCAGTTAATAGCTTGATGCTGGCAATATCCTTATACTTCTGGAATACCTCTGCCCTTTGCTCAAGCGTCCTGTGAAACCGCTCTATTTCTGCCGTTGATTCACCACTGGATACGGTCTTGAACGGCCCCCCCTGAACGTGTTTTGTATCCGCCCCCCATGCTTCCTCTATCCCGCTAATATATGATGCCAGCTTGTCCGTGACCACCACTTTAGGAACTTTGCCCGCCCTTTCCTCTGCCAGTTTCATTAGTTGCGCGGCATCCCTGCCACTTCTGGTAAATGATACGTGAGTAGCCAGAATGTAATTAGTCTCAGGACAAATAATATCCCAGAAGTAGACATTACGCTTGCCTAGCTTCATGTAGGTTTCGTCTGCTACCCAAGTATCCCCGACTTCAGGCTTAAACCTCTTTGTCTGCTTGATAGCTTCTTTGGTAAACCGTGTTACCCAATTCCAGTAGTTGCTTTCGCTCATGTCTAAGTCATGGTCTTGTTTGAATTGTTGCTGGATAGCATCAAGGGACATACCACCGTAGTACATACCCATAGCGGATGCTATCTGCCTTGAAGGTGTTTTCATCTTAAAGACATTGGCCTTGTCTTCAAGCGGAGTAGCAGGCTCTTCAAGAGTAGATGCTAACGATATAGGCATACGTCCGCCTGAAAGCGGGGAATAATCAGATTCCACTCTGCCTATATACCGAATTACTTTTTGCCTGACCTTCTTACCCTGCCGGATACCCTTAACTTCGTAGTTATACCAGTTACCGGAACCGGGCGGGATTTCTTTAGAGCGTATATAGCTCATAACACACCTCGCTATCTAAGGATTAATATCAAATCCCTTTTTAATCCTGTCTATCAATTCTTGGTCACCGATAAAACTGACACCGTCAAAACGGGAATTAATAAACGTAGTTCTTTTAGTTTGTAAGACTCCAGATACATGCTTGTTAGTAGTGACAATAAAACTGGCTTCTGGGTCTCCGGTGAAGGAACTCGACGTTATAGTTGTGCCTTCACCTACAAGAAGCACAACAGGCCCATGTATTCTACTATTTTCAAAAGTTTTACCCTCAAGAATTGGGCTAATACGACCAAATTCGGCAAGCGGTACATCTACGTCCCTGAAATAACTAGATAGCATGAGTGAAGCCACTGACGGGTAAACTTGGCTACGTGCTTGTTCCAGTTGTTTCATCAAATCTTCTATTTGCTCTGATTGTTTCTTGTACATATCGTAGGATGACCATACTAAACTAATTAACAATACTGCAATCAGTAAACTTAATGGGAGCTGCCACACTAACTTATCCATTCTAGCCACCCATTGGGGACGTACTTGATGGACAGCAAGTCCCACAAGCGTAAGAACCAAAACAATGACTTCCGTAACTCTAATAGGGATAGGGGAGGCCGTGAGTAACCATTTACCCATATACTGAAGCCACGCCATAGTTGCCCTCCTGCCTGCTTTATTCCTTGCAGGCAGGAGGGCACTAGGTTGTGCCTAATACAAGTATGAAGAGTGAACTTTGCCCCGGGTTTTGCACGATTGACTCCCTTGCGCTATACTATTAGGCAGTAGTATCAGGCACTGGTGAGGGCGGTTCAATGGGTCCCAATCAACTCTTTGATATAGTTCAGAGCTATCTTCCACCGGAGAAGATAGCTACTATCCGGCAGGCTTATGACTTCGCCATGAAGGCGCATGAAGGCCAGCTGCGCAAATCGGGCGAGCCTTATCTGGAACACCCGTTGCAGGTAGCGCTGACCCTGGCGGAACTGCAACTTGATACCAGTTCCCTGGTGGCGGCTCTCCTGCATGATGTGCCCGAGAATTGCGGGGTAACCATTGCCGAGGTTGAATCCAGGTTTGGCCCGGAGGTAGCCAGGCTGGTTGACGGCGTGACCAAGCTGGGCAGGCTCACTCTCCAGGTATCAGGAGAGGTAGTAGAAAGAGGAAACACCGCCGCCAAACAGGCGCAGGCAGAAAACCTGAGAAAAATGCTGGTGGCGATGGCGGAAGACCTCCGTGTGGTATTTATCAAGCTGGCTGACAGATTGCATAATATGCAGACATTAAATGCCCTGTCCCATGATAAGCGGCGTAGCATCGCTCAGGAGACCGCCGAGATATACGCTCCCCTGGCACACCGCCTGGGAATATGGGAGCTAAAATGGCAACTGGAGGACTTATCTTTCCGCTATCTGGAACCAAGAAAATACCAGCAGATTACCCGGCTACTCGCCAGCCGTCGTATTGAGCGGGAGAGATTTATCACCCAGGTAATTCAGATTTTACAGCAGGAGTTTGACCGGGCCGGGATTAAAGCTGATGTCTCCGGCAGGCCCAAGCATATCTACAGCATATATCAGAAAATGGAAAAATACGCGACTCTGGGCAAAGATTTTAGCGATATTTATGACCTGCTCGCGGTGAGGGTACTGGTGGAAAGCATATCCGACTGCTACAGCGCCCTGGGTATCGTGCACAATTTATGGCATCCTTTGCCCGACCAGTTCAATGATTTCATTGCCAATCCCAAGCAAAACGGGTACCAGTCTTTACATACCATCGTCATGTGCCAGGGAACGATCCCCCTGGAAATACAGATTCGTACCCAGCAAATGCACCGCACTGCCGAATTCGGCGTAGCCGCCCACTGGCGTTACAAAGAGGGTGAAAAGAAGGATTTGCACTTTGAGGAGAAAATAGGCTGGTTGCGCCAGCTAGTAGAGTGGCACCGGGAACTGAGCGGGGCGGAAGAGTTCCTCGAATCAGTGAAGACTGACATCTTTATTGACCAGGTTTTTGTCTACACCCCCAAAGGAGAGATAAAAGAGCTACCCAAAGGCTCTACCCCGCTTGATTTTGCCTACCGGGTGCACACTGACCTGGGGCACCGTTGCATTGGGGCTAAAGTCAACGGCCGGCTGGTACCACTCAATTATCAGCTCAATAATGGTGATGCTGTTGAAATTATGGCAACCAAAACCAGCCGGGGGCCGAGCCGGGACTGGCTGAATCCTGTCCTGGGTTATATCAAAACGTCTCACGCCCGGGAAAAGATACGGCAATGGTTCAAGAAACAGGAGCGAACGGAGAACATCGAGCGCGGTCAGGAGCTTCTGGAAAAGGCGATGCGGCAACTGGGCATCCCCTTGAACGAAAAGGAGAGAATCGCCCGCCTGTTTAAGCACGATAACCTGGATGATTTTTACGCGGCCATCGGCTACGGGGGCATTACTACCCACCAGATTGCCATGAAGCTGGCTACTCAGCAGCAGCAACCGAGGATAACCGAGGTTACCCCGCCCAAACAGACCTCATCAGCGATTAAGGTACGGGGGACGAGAGATTTACTGACCCAACTGGCGCAGTGCTGCCATCCGGTACCGGGAGATAATATTATCGGTTATGTTACCCGAAGTCGCGGGGTAACCGTTCACCGCCAGGACTGCCATAACGTGATTCATGAGGACGAGAAGGACAGGCTGATTCCGGTGGAGTGGGGAGAAAGTGATTCGCTTTATCCGGTCATAATTCAAGTACAATCCTGGGACAGGGTAGGTTTGATGCGTGATATCACCACCCTGGTCGCCGAAGAGAAAATCAACATTACTTCCGTAAGCTTGACCAATAACCCCGACCATACGATATCAACATACCTTACCCTGGAGACAGCCAACCTGGCTCAATTAAGCCGGCTCCTGTCAAAAATCGAGGGGGTCCAGGAGGTGATAAGTGCTACCAGAATAGGGGATGAGGCGGCAGCCAGGGCCAGCCCTCAACCCGATACTGCCCGCACCTGATGATATGTTATTCCTGAACCGAGTATTGTGTGCTACAATACTACAGTGCAAGGACAGAGTTTATTAAAACCAATGGAGGTAAATATTGCCAGTCACCAAATCAGCTCAAAAAGAAATGCGTACCGCGGCCAGAAAACGGTTACGCAACAAGTCCATTAATAGCCTGTGCAAGACCAACATCAACAAGGCAGAGAAGCTCATCTTCTCCGGGGATTCTCCGGCAGCTCAGAAGGCGGTAACCGTAGCGGTCAGTTCCCTGGACCGGGCGGCGGAGAAGGGAATTATTCATCCTAATAATGCTGCCCGGCGTAAGTCCCGCCTGATGAAGAAGCTAAACCAGTCTCAGGTGTCTTCCGCGGCTAAAGATATAGCTCCAAAGACCGAGTAGCCTGCTCAGGAAACCAGACGGATAACCAATCCCGGCCGGAAGGCTTGACAAAAAACGGGATTGGTTTTATTCTTGTTTAGAACACACGTTCGCTATATGCTTTAGGCTATGAGGTAACAGGTGAAAACGCTCTCCCCCCGGCAGCAAAAAATTATCGACTTCACACGCCGTTTCTGGGCAGACCGGGGCTATCCGCCGACGGTCAGGGACATAGTCAACGGGTGTAATATTAGCTCGACATCGGTCGTGGATTACAACCTCAATATTCTGGAGAGACAGGGGCATATCAGGCGCCACTCGGGAGTCTCACGCGGTATCGAATTACTATCCCGTCACCTGTCGCCACGGGATAGTCTCCAGGTACCCATCCTGGGTCAGATTGCCGCCGGTAGGCCAATACCGGTGCCTGCTCCTGATACCTGGGATACAATTGCTTCCTCGGAGACTATGGAAGTCCCGGCAGACTTAATCCGCAATAAGTCAGGGGTCTTTGCTCTCAAAGTCAGGGGTTCATCAATGGTGGATGCCCTTATTAACGATGGGGATATCGTCCTGATGCAGCCGGTGAACGTGGTGGAGAACGGGGAAATGGCCGCCGTCTGGCTAAAATCTGAGAAAGAGGTCACTTTGAAAAAGGTCTACCGTGAGCCGGGCCGTATCCGGCTTCAGCCGGCTAACAGCCGGATGAGACCGATATATGCTGACCCGGATAATGTGGAGATTCAGGGGAGGGTCATCAGCGTCATCAGGCAACTAGCCTGACCAGCTTACCCTGATTATCCGCTATCGTCTACCTGATGCCCCTGGCCAAACTGACCGGAGAGAGCGGATTAACCCTTTTCTTTACCCGCCTTTTTAATGCGCAATAGCTCGGTGAAGAGTCTTTCTCGGCTGCCGGCTCCGGCTAAAGCCGCTTTGGCTATGGGGACAAAATTAATCGCCATTATCACTATCAGCCAGATGGCGAAGATAACATACAGCCATGATTTCTCCAGGAACCAGGCGGAAACCGGCAGGGAGAGCAGACCGATATTCAACGACAGGATAGGATTACGGGTAAAAACAGTGAGCGCCAGCATTATACCCAAAATAATCAGCAATTCCCGGCTCATCAGCAGGGATAAGACGCCGATAGTCGTTGCCAGGCCATTACCGCCGGTGAATTTCAAATAGACAGACCATATGTGACCGGCAACCGCCGCCAGTCCGGCAGCCATGACGTAAACCGGCAGGGCCTCCAATCCCCAGTAGGCTATCGCCACTGCGGCCGCCCCCTTACCGATATCAAAAACAGCTACCGGGATAGCCGCCGCCAGTCCCACTTCCCGGTAGACGTTACGTGCTCCGGCATTCCCGCCACCCAGCTTGCGAATATCCTTGCCGGTTTTCAGGCGGGTGATGATGTATGATGACGGGATAGAGCCCAGCAGGTAAGCGATAATGATGGCGACAAGCCCATTAATCATCACTTGCTTCTTTCGGTTATCGGGCTCTTTTTATAAGCCGGGGTACACCAGGCAAGATATTTCGGGTTTCTGCCCCGTATTACATCAGAATATAGCTGCTGCAACTTTCTGGTTATCTCGCCGATTTCGCCGTTACCTATCCGGCGGTGGTCCATCTCACAGACTGGAGTAATGTGAGCTGCCGTACCGGTAAGAAAACACTCCTGCGCGGTATAAAGCTCACTGCGGTCAACCTGTCTCTCCGCCGTTTCCAGGCCGAGTTCATTACGCGCCAGCTCCAGTACCGTGTTACGCGTGATGCCGATGAGGATGCTATTATAGCTGGCCGGGGTGACCAGTTTGCCATCAATAACCAGGAAGATGTTCTCGCCCGTCCCCTCGGAGATATAGCCATTGGGGGAGAGCATAATCGCTTCATCAAAACCGTTCTCGATAGCCTCAGTCTTGGCAAAGGCATTATTGACATAGATGCCGGTAATCTTGACCTGGGGAGGAATCACGTTATCATCAGGACGCCGCCAGGAAGAAATGCCGCAACGGGCTTTATCCACGTCCAGATAGCGTCCCCAGGGAATGGCAAAGACCAGGAAATCATTTTCCAGGTCATGGAGACGGACACCCAGAGCCTCGGAGCTTTTATAAGCCAGGGGGCGGATATAGATATCCTCCCGGAAACCGCACTTCTCGACCAGCTCCACCGTTATCCGGCTCAACTCTTCGATAGTATAAGGAATATCAATCTTGAGCACCCGGCAGCCGTTAAGCAGCCGCTCATAGTGTTCTTGAATACGGAAAATATAAATCTGCTCCTGCTCGCTGTTCCAGTTACCCCGGATACCCTCAAAAAGAGCCGTACCGTAGTGCAGGGCGTGGGTCATTACTCCTATCTTAGCTTCGGACAGGGGAACAAACTCGTTGTGAAAAAAAGCATAAGATGGCATTTCTGATACTCTCCTCTCCTGAATGGGCTTTATTATAGTTACTCTCAGGACAGAAAGCAAGCGCATTCAGGTAAAATCAGGATTACGGACTTTCTATTCCACAGTCCTGCCGGTGTTTATTTCAACCTTAATGAGAGGAGCCGTTAGTCTTTTGACTCCTCCTCAGTCGGCGGAGTCGCCTCTTCAGCCCTGACTACGGCTTCCCCGGCTGCCCCTCTCACTTCTTCTTCCTTCTCAATATGCCGCAAAACAATCTTGACCACTATCTGCTCCGGGTCGGTAAGAATGGTCACTCCCTCACCCAGATTGATATCCTCCACCCGTATCTCCTGGTCTGCATCCGTCAGGGAACTGATATCCAATTCCACACTGGCCGGAATATTACCCGGCAGGCACTCGACCTCCAGTTTGTTGAGATCGTGCACCAGCATATTCTCTTTTAGCTTCAGCGCCGGCGACTCGCCGACAAAGACGATTGGTACTTCCACCTTCAGCTTCTCGGCCATTTGTACCTGGTAAAAATCAACATGTACGGACTTTCCGGTGCGTGGCTCTCTCTGGATCTCACGCACCATGACCGTCCGCGGAGTCTTTTCTCCGTTCAGTTTGAGGTTGATTAGCCGGCTTTGTCCGGCTTCAGCCAGCACCCGGCGTAATTCAGGAGTGGCGCACTGCAGCGCCATTGATTCGATGCCGTGCCCGAAGACATGTACCGGGGTAATCCCCTGGCGGCGCAGAACCTTGACCTTTTTACCGAGGACTTCCCGGCTGGCAACCTCTAATTCTATCTGTTCCATTCAATCCCCCCTTCTCGCTGATATCTTTATACCGCAAAACGGAATTTATTTCAATGATGTTATATATAGCGCCCGGTAGAAGCCGTCTAATACTGACCTATTATAGCATAATAATAGGAAACCTCACCCCCTCAGTCCCCCTCTCCTTTTAAGGAGAGGGGGAAGATTAGAGAAGAGGGGCTGCGCCCCTCTTGGACGCCCGCTAATTGGCCAGACTTAAAGTAGGGCAGGAGTATATTTGGTAAGATTCGAGGGGAAAATACCATGAGAAATAAAAAGCTAGCTTACTTATTTTCTACCTCGATAAACTCGGGGTGTGCAGGGTGTAGCCTTTATCGCTTTCCGGGAAGAGGTCTTTCAGGAGCAGGGTGCGGCCGGTCTGGATGGCGGTGAAGCCGTACTTCTTGCGGATGCGGTCAATAGTCTTGTTAAGCTGTTTTATTCTCTGAGCGGATGAGTCCAGCATCGCCAGTTGCCCGCCCGCCTCCACCAGTCCCGATACCCCGATACCAATCAGGCGCACTGCCTGTTTACCCGGGGAGATCTCCCTCCCCAGCAGCCTGGCTCCGGTATCAAATATCGCCTGGTCGCTGTCAATGGGCCGGGGCAGGGTGTGGCTGCGGGTAATGGTGGTAAAGTCGGCGTACCTCAGCTTGAGCACCACGCACCTTGCCTGTTTGCCTTTTTCCCTTAAATCAGCCCCCACCTTCTCACCGAGGTAGCGCAGCGTCGCCTGCAGCAGGGAACGGTCTCCCGTGTCCTCGGCGAAGGTAGTCTCCCGGCTGATGGACCTGGCGGCGCCGGGAAGCTCTACCTTACTATTGTCGATACCCTTGGCCCGCTGCTGCAGAAAGAGACCTGAAGAGCCAAAATGGCTTTTCAGAACGCTCGGCGGGGCGGCAGCCAGTTCCCCGATGGTCTTAATCCCCAGTCCCTTTAGCACCTGCTCCGCCTTCTTGCCTACTCCCGGCAGCCTGCTGACAGGTAACGACGCCAGAAAGGAAGGTTCTTCTCCATGAGCCACTTCAATCAGTCCGTCCGGCTTGGACAATTCGGAGGCTACCTTGGCCACCACTTTGGAACCGGCGATACCAATCGAGGCACAGAGTCCCAGTTCATCTCTAACACGCTGCTTTATTGATACCGCCATCCGGTGGATGGAACCGTGGAGAGACTCAAAGCCGGTGACATCCAGATAAGCCTCATCAAGCCCCATCGGCTCCAGGAAGGGCGAAAAATCGGCAAGTATCGCCATGAACTGCTTCGAGGCGTCACGGTACCGGGCAAAGCTGCCCTCGATGAAGATAGCCTGCGGGCAAAGGCGACTGGCCGTTTTCAGGGGCATCGCCGAGTGCAAGCCGAACGCCCGGGCTTCATAGGACGCGGCGGCAACCACCCCCCTCCCTCCGGGCCTGCCCCCCACCACCACCGGTTTGCCCCGCAGCTCAGGATTGAGCACCTGTTCTACGGAGACAAAGAAAGCATCCATGTCAACGTGCATGATGGTGGTTTTTGCCATATCTTTAACCCTCCACTCATACCCGGCTTCAACAAAACATCCTAAATAGCTACAAATTATATCTAGAAAACACTAAATCCCAAGCACGAAATTCTAAACAATACCTAAATTCGAATCCAAAATGACCGAAATTTTTGAATTTTGACCCTCAGTAATCTGAATTTGTTTAGAGTTTAGATATTAGTATTTAGAGGTTTTCTCTCTACTCCACCGGGCAGATTGC encodes the following:
- a CDS encoding ZIP family metal transporter, encoding MVWFYVLGSVVVVSLLSLVGIAFLSVDRERLERILLFLISFAAGALAGDAFIHLIPEAFEELGTGLLTPLLIIAGMLA
- a CDS encoding FAD-dependent oxidoreductase, whose amino-acid sequence is MKLFEPITIRGVEFKNRVVMLPMMVGMGLRGSRSRAYYVERARGGAGAIIMAGISVDLFVSDEAWGEKGAVASFLEGVRPLTDSVHETGTRIGVQFWHGNRYPAGIGTAQDTRGALVAPSAVDDKRELTLTEIEDIIDRFATGTANARQAGFDFIEVHGAHGYLPGQFFSGATNHRQDKYGGDLTRRMRFGTDLIKAVRAKVGEDFPLFYRVGVIEDIPGGVTIEESAHFAAELEKAGTDVIDISTGRMARTGSVATPEAGEPQGTFALYAEVIKRQVKIPVVAVGRIKTPAIAEEILSQGRADLIGVGRQLIADPYWPEKAASGRIEDIIPCISCNVCSEARATGNLRCSVNARTGRESQLNIELAAKPKKVMVIGGGPAGMEAARVAAVRGHKVTLFEKEGQPGGQLVAGAMPPTKEELAALNSYMSRQLQKNDVAVRLNTGVTPELVEKEKPDAVIIATGSVPFLPEIPGINSKHVVQAVDILLGKADTGQKVVIIGGELVGCETADFLAGQGKQVTVVRRGPEMAATMVANNRRTLLSRLEKQGVRLITGVKKYEAITEDGLVMIDSEDKQQTLEADTIVLAAGAVADNRLAKALEGKVAEIHLAGDCVEPRRIVDAVYDGARLAAEI
- a CDS encoding flavodoxin family protein, whose amino-acid sequence is MRVLGIAGSPRRGGNTDLLLAEVMRGAASRGAEVKTLFICDLDIAPCQHCDACLKKGECKIDDDMQMVYRELEQADRVVLASPVHFMGVTAQLKAMIDRCQALWARKYVLKVPPLGDRRQRKGLFVSVGGRRVANVFEASLIVVKSLFIVLDIAYAGELLFPDIDEKRAIRKHPDALRRAFLAGQKLVEDEPAESPEK
- the ybeY gene encoding rRNA maturation RNase YbeY, whose protein sequence is MMIEPMEINVLFDEGMEDSIEADWLERVAGKVLAAQGIESGVEMGLVIVGQEKIQQLNRDYLEEDEPTDVLSFAMLPEPLAQDVTPFIVPPDGVRHLGEVIIAYSQAVIQAEEHRHSVKKEVALLIIHGVLHLLGYDHDEPDSEREMKAREAAILDDIEEELQ
- a CDS encoding DDE-type integrase/transposase/recombinase, yielding MSYIRSKEIPPGSGNWYNYEVKGIRQGKKVRQKVIRYIGRVESDYSPLSGGRMPISLASTLEEPATPLEDKANVFKMKTPSRQIASAMGMYYGGMSLDAIQQQFKQDHDLDMSESNYWNWVTRFTKEAIKQTKRFKPEVGDTWVADETYMKLGKRNVYFWDIICPETNYILATHVSFTRSGRDAAQLMKLAEERAGKVPKVVVTDKLASYISGIEEAWGADTKHVQGGPFKTVSSGESTAEIERFHRTLEQRAEVFQKYKDIASIKLLTDGWLINYNFFKQNEGCGNIPPAQAASKVVPCKDWNDIVIPEGAPDNDYQVRLSRRKSVKKGSPVMDATLTPIEAPNGVVPNG
- a CDS encoding bifunctional (p)ppGpp synthetase/guanosine-3',5'-bis(diphosphate) 3'-pyrophosphohydrolase, translating into MGPNQLFDIVQSYLPPEKIATIRQAYDFAMKAHEGQLRKSGEPYLEHPLQVALTLAELQLDTSSLVAALLHDVPENCGVTIAEVESRFGPEVARLVDGVTKLGRLTLQVSGEVVERGNTAAKQAQAENLRKMLVAMAEDLRVVFIKLADRLHNMQTLNALSHDKRRSIAQETAEIYAPLAHRLGIWELKWQLEDLSFRYLEPRKYQQITRLLASRRIERERFITQVIQILQQEFDRAGIKADVSGRPKHIYSIYQKMEKYATLGKDFSDIYDLLAVRVLVESISDCYSALGIVHNLWHPLPDQFNDFIANPKQNGYQSLHTIVMCQGTIPLEIQIRTQQMHRTAEFGVAAHWRYKEGEKKDLHFEEKIGWLRQLVEWHRELSGAEEFLESVKTDIFIDQVFVYTPKGEIKELPKGSTPLDFAYRVHTDLGHRCIGAKVNGRLVPLNYQLNNGDAVEIMATKTSRGPSRDWLNPVLGYIKTSHAREKIRQWFKKQERTENIERGQELLEKAMRQLGIPLNEKERIARLFKHDNLDDFYAAIGYGGITTHQIAMKLATQQQQPRITEVTPPKQTSSAIKVRGTRDLLTQLAQCCHPVPGDNIIGYVTRSRGVTVHRQDCHNVIHEDEKDRLIPVEWGESDSLYPVIIQVQSWDRVGLMRDITTLVAEEKINITSVSLTNNPDHTISTYLTLETANLAQLSRLLSKIEGVQEVISATRIGDEAAARASPQPDTART
- the rpsT gene encoding 30S ribosomal protein S20, with the protein product MPVTKSAQKEMRTAARKRLRNKSINSLCKTNINKAEKLIFSGDSPAAQKAVTVAVSSLDRAAEKGIIHPNNAARRKSRLMKKLNQSQVSSAAKDIAPKTE
- the lexA gene encoding transcriptional repressor LexA; translation: MKTLSPRQQKIIDFTRRFWADRGYPPTVRDIVNGCNISSTSVVDYNLNILERQGHIRRHSGVSRGIELLSRHLSPRDSLQVPILGQIAAGRPIPVPAPDTWDTIASSETMEVPADLIRNKSGVFALKVRGSSMVDALINDGDIVLMQPVNVVENGEMAAVWLKSEKEVTLKKVYREPGRIRLQPANSRMRPIYADPDNVEIQGRVISVIRQLA